The segment AACCCACGCGTCTCAAGCTGGACAGCACGCACTGCGTCAGCTCCGCGGGCAGACGCCAGCAGGAAGGGAAACACACACGTCTCAAGCTGGAAACAACAGTAACTGTAACACAAGATGATCTGACTTCCATGTTTGCAAACTTCCTCATTTCTAATTCGTCGTGTACACACCCTATGAGAGTACAGTGGGCTGTCTTTTTTGGCGGGACTTGAGAACTGTTCATATGTATCAATTATACAGTATCAAGAGATGGTCGAGGTAATACAGTTCTTATGTATATGTTATttcatctttaaaaataaataattgttattactaatttaaataataaatttcaactaatgtaaaaaaaattaaaaatgttcgcGGTTAGAATTgtaaactgaaaattataaattatttgcaaACACTACCAACGCATGTCTGATACATCGTGAGACTACATTGGTTGAAATTAACGATAATATTTCATTTGTCGACCAATTTCGCACAGGTTGTGTGCACAATTGTGTATTTGACCTGTTAGGCACTAGCTTATGTTGTTTATTTAAACTGTGAACCCAGCTCTATCGACAGCGGGAAGTTTGAAAATTCACAACACATGTCTCGTCAAGAGTGAGGTCCTcagaactaaacaaaaaaaaaagtcgattcAACAGTGTGTTCATCAGAGACAGAAAACTATTTTAATGAGCTTAATAAATGTGGTCATTACAAAGACTGATCTAACGAATTTTCGCTCAGGTTTGATATATAATATAGCTGTTTCTGCATCACACGAAGCTGTTGAATCATTGGTTTGGAGTGTTTTATCTGCACACCATTCTTTCTGGTACCTACTGAAGATGGTTACTTCTTCCTTGTGAACCTGCGACAGTGTTGTGGTTTAACATTTTGCTGCCATTTTTTCTCATTATGATAAATGTTAATTATGTTTCATTCTTTACCTAGCcaaagtacataaaatatttagctGTTGCCTTCTACGATGTTGCTTCTCTGCTGCTATATTTCCCAAAACATATTCTGTCTTAAAAACTGGTTATGCTCTTGGAACTAATTCAGCTTAATAGAGCTGAATGTTACTGTTCTTAAGGTAATATTTGTAGGACAATCAACAGGATTATGAAGACAAAAACATTAAAGTGCTCGTAAAGTAAAAGTGACTTTCAACATTTCAGTTAACGActactaatttattatttacgaacataaataaaaaaaattggcaaactctttcgttgtttttttttcggtttATTTTGACTCTTTAAAATCAATATGTATAACAATGTGGTCTTTATTTTTTCCAATTTAATAAAGTactcttatattttaatttcagttaccATTAGAGTTTGTTTAATATCCtgcataaatattaattaattagaaCAATCTTTTCTACctctttaaatatttagtttatattGAAGCGCCAATCTTGCTTTGGTGCAACTTATTAAACAGAATTGTGCAATGATTCTGCagtttttgcaaaaaatataatgCTGAATGTAATGCACACTACAGTTATCAATGGTTGTCATATATGGAAATATAATTCCAAGTACCTATGTCATATGTTCGCGTAGCCTGTATAAAATATCGCAGGCTGTGTAGTGAAATAAAGACCAACACGTCTTCGAGAAAACAAAGGCTGTTCCTGACTTACAAAATGAGGACTAACTCTTTGACTGTTTAAAATACCTTTTGAACTATTGAACTTTCAATTGAAACAAGcaaaacatgcacagtaaaacgTTTAAAAACCCtgctaataattaataatttattatgtgaCTATGCTTTGATACGCTTAACCAGTTTTATATCCATTAGAATGtggaaataaattttgataagCGCAGAGCTAGTTCCACTCATTAGTAGCAGTTGCAATTTTAACGTTATTTACCGTCATTTAACCaagaaaaataagtatttttgttaaatatataagtacactagctgcccgacccggcttcgcacggaaatactaatggaaaaaaattaagccgcatcttccatttacagtaatggtaaataaaaaaatattcagtgaaaatttattacaatgctgtataatgtaccggagagaaaatgaatagcacagatggtttcccgactcgtgcacgcaacatacaactgatgtacccgtacttcgctacggcagtctacaggcagatcactcttgcgccgctcattatacatgcccctccttgtgggtacgccactgccgcgcgatgcccgttgccatggagacgcagaaggcgtGAACAATGCCAAATTCTGCTCTCATGCATACAAAGTAcacactgttgcctggttttaaccacccatgggatctaattttcggaaaatgtcatcctgcgtaacataaggaacattactgtgaagtttcaagtctgtaaaatatatatacttgaaaaaaagggcaatttttgatatttaaagtacccgcaaaatttcaacggtgatgaggactgcactaacaattaaatagtcgttgccatagagacgaatgaaggaTCAACACAGCAACAGatgttgccatggtgatttcctagcaaaaactggaaattttggtatATTACgcctccgaaactccccttgggatcggatttccgcagaatccgttcttagtgagcgtctacatcacaaaatgagtaactatgctaaatttcaagtcaatcgggtgtatagttttagagatctcgtgatgagtgggtcagtgagtggtatttcgcttatatattgtcacgtctcactttcagagggggggttcaattcttcaaaaatgtagctctgaacataagaaactcaaaacattaactagccatagagcatctcactgaggattgaatcttagtaggtgtattcttatacaagaatagaaaatcaggatactgagaaaaaaataagagtaacctaaaaacaatagaacaatcacatttatttataacaattaaataaagctgacaaataatgaggcaccttccatgtccgctaccagccttatagatattccgacagaaaaacaataaaccatatataagattttcttagtagtactaacacattaacataatcgtaataatttcctccaggccacccagtgataccaagcttcattagctcttccacaacttcatttttaaaatttattaagaacatccactaccttgaaacggattttagaaattatttagtttaagtttataacgtcatcatttacatgaaaagacaaggatcgtgatgcaaacaaattaccgagttatacttgaaaataaaaagggaacggtagtgctcaacgtattacacgttaaaaccactaagtttctaagaacaaattatttataagagcaaataatacaccaaacgagaatttttaaagttaactacgaagaaacactgaaggctaagagtccggcatcactcaggcgccatttccgatagcactcacctaaccattaccaagtcgccgcgcggccgggcagcatgacagccttccacaggattaccgccccgcgaaaacattttacatctcttttaagctattttcttggccgcaaaacccctacggggaaaacatcctgacgggaagttttcctgtgttttacaaacacgtaaagttattacaacaagccggccgcgcggtcggccgcgccaggttgcccacgtagtcagaaaaccggccgctagattgcgacactcgcctgcgcacggcgactgcgcacaatctgcgctctcagctggcctcaaaaaaaaacgacaaacaagtctgcgccgcgtttctctggaactgcagcaaacaacgtgtcagctggcctggctgaaacgcggtcacgcctgcgttcccagacaaagacgtgcaagactcgcactcttccagccccccccgcaaacccaaatccaacaaaggtgttaccccatcttagcgtgagggaaaccaagtcccgaactagcgaaaagaatttaaaattgtattttcaacaaataaactaattaaataaattaatgataattttgagctacgcgacatcaccccgggcggcaggagcttgtgccccacaagcttacaacaatgcttggggaatatttaagtttgcttcaaaaaaaaaaaccaattgtccctatcatttctatgtgatccagttacaaatttaaattagtgattacagtggttgttgtttaggtataaataccaactctaagttctactagcacttattgacaatttcctctcggaggacaaatgtgttttacaaaatttcacatgttagcactgcttgggacagcaagcagccaggaGGGATACGGCGAAGAGATGCACCAACTCAGGGCAGAGACAGGAACAGCCAGCGGAACTGTGAGCTGCAGAATCACACCCCACTCCAACTTCTGCCTCTCCCAGCCGGTTCATCCCGACGTCGTTCATCCCAACTGCTCGTCATCCACGGTACACGACACCATTCCTACACAAAATACATGAGCAGCATCAGGagtcatacaattacaaacaactaaaaaaaaaactctcaaacatcaaaataatagtgaacaaatcaaacaattaaattatcttacttaagttaatgacgtattttcatgtgtttatcaagaagtattcatgagatcaacatagatcaacacaactaaccaaggagggtcataccaggtatcaacacaaaaataacttttaaagattcttaaaacaagtaactattcaaaaactaaactcgtaactcatctgcaatattcaacatcttgaagaaaagcctaccccccacatttcgtagaggaaggataaggtaaggtacctaataggaaaatttacaacaaaaacttgactgtgtccacgtgtaggttgaaagtttataactacactggccttgtcttgctatacactttgttttgaacgtcaggtcagtagtttcaaacgatggataattctagtcttctcgataaatttgttgtttggggggccacaccctatcgcgatgcgtaatcactgtccttggacatggccactcccaaaccgctgatactcctggtaatcgtgcatcaccacacgattcgacgatacgggcaccagcccgcagcaatgggtagaagcaggtcctcttctcccaactggcccacgtggtatctggctgacccttaacgacgcgccttctcccaactcgagaagggacaagagttctggatggagctgcaccacagcactcctttcgaaattgcccttaacaagtccgcctcaaaagtcattctcttcgattgacgaaaactatcaatgtcacttcttgaataataaaaacacaagggggggggggggggggggggttatggtggaaaatgggaatacggaaaggatcccacccactttctcaatgattagtcctgacgtcataattccccttattgaacctggtattctccctccatcgttatttggttctataaaaattatttatgggcgcatgccccttcacataaacattaatcaaattctaatttttctaatcgtaggtaaagctttacattgaacaaaattcattcactactgatcatcacaaatggaaatggttactttcaattcctccccagtttcactggataacttagctacacaaccattatctctggctagtatgtcttttaattctacctttccactggtagaaggaacagcattttctactgtagtcgagatttctacagacatactgaggggtttccgatttctcagatattttaataacagaactaaaaacattccaactattaccaatatagtaattacagttacacttatttctatgccaagggtagtaacattgtccaaggcggatactcttggtagcgttccaatacctactagatatggatttttaataataataaataataatacactacttacaatggaaagcgcaatactctgtaagtttttcattacaaatcttggtacgttttctggttctcttaaatgaatcgggtctaaaggggtttcaaactttgtcaaagaaaaatttaaatgtggtattagagttggccaattttcatctaaacaatccattaaggatggaaaaactgtatgtgttgacgtaggatgagggaaaattttcaatttacgtaacttcgtccaagcagctggtattacatgtaccaattgaaatttagattttgttaacgcatcacatggatacaactcgttaattttaagttcttggtttaaatacaaacgacaatcacacggtacttctatatctacagctccgaggatgtctccacttcctaaaaataaagattcattgttatgtttcatGCATTGCAAGTCTAATTTTCCTGACGGGTTTGTTAGGAAGTACCGCTCTGGTCCAGCCTGGGTGATCATCAGTTGGTTTCCGGAATGGCATCGAAACGCACATGTGGTACTAAGATTTTCAACGGTAATCCCCTGAAAAAGAGCCTTTGGACACAAAGCACTACCTAGGGTATCTCCGGAGAACCTgggaacaaaacacaatttatcttcaaatggtctacaatctaataaatttctaccctgaatagtGATTAGATGGTCTCCATCCACTGCCAGAAAATTCGGAGCATGATCCAAATGACAAGTTGAGTTCTTCCACTGAAATGGGACTGCGACGAACTGAAACAATCTCCAATTGGAATTTAGTTTAACAATTGGTACTTTAATTTGAAGGTATAAATTTTCCTTGTGGACTTGACATTTACAAatgggtaaattaaaatatttctgaacttcTGATACACTTATGGACAACGCATAACCATCCCTATTAAGAAtttcatttagcatatttaatttctctttcaattgagctggtgtaactacaatggcaggtattttattTGACCGGCACTGGTCCAGAATCTCTAGTCTTGTAAATGTATGCGCTTGTTTGGCTAATTGAGAGGCCAACAGTACCTGAAACTGGAATGAATGTCCTATGTCTTGAACCATTCCTGAAAACTTAGTCACCATAGTCTCTCGGAGGTCTTTTAAGTAATCAgacaaatttgtgaattttgattgtactctttttagaattccggtcattccctcgtttataacaaaaatagtgttgctcatatttgccagtgcctcatgagtgtttaaaatttgtgattccatcTTGTTTATGTGTTCTGACATTTGTTGTTCATTTAGGAAAAGATTATTCAATTGACTATTGACGGCAATGTCACAACACCAATGAAAAAACTCTCCAATGAAATTTAACCCTCGTCTTTCCCGAACTTGAGACTGAAAATCCAATACGTCATCCCCTGCTGCTTCGTTTACCTTATTAATTAGCATGTCAGTATAAATTAAGCtatgttttaattctttgaaaataacacaccattcacttgaactattggagggacAAGAAGTGATTTCTTTGATACTATCCTGAATGTCATCTAATTGCATTGGCCAAGCAACCTTAAAATTTACTGGTACCGATGAAGTGTACAATGTTACCTGAGGTATCGGCTCGAAATGCGCTCCCGCAACCACCCCCACTGCTCCTTCAGGTAGCGGTCGATGTTGTCTGCTGCTTCCCAGCTGCAGGAGCACCAGGACGATGTGTAGCATCCTCATCGTCAGTACGGAAGATGATCACGCCTTAAGACTCTGTAAAAATtctatacaaaactaaatattagacacgctcaatttttgtttacaagtgttacaaaactttcgaattattttttttttctctctctctttgttttatttagttatccacaaccacaataaaaaaatctctattacataacttatcataacttatacactgtaaaaatttttcattctctctacgtttgtaacttCGTAAACATCTCTGCCTCGACTCGTCTTCTTTAACCTGTACAGGTTATTAGACAATTTGTCCACCACAACATAAGGACCGAACCATTTATGCAATAGTTTCTCTGACAAACCCTTTTTTCGAACAGGTGTGTACACCATAACCTCCTGTCCTATCTTATAGGTCACCGCTCGTCGTCTGCGgtcatacctttttttatcgataccCTGTTGTCTCTTTAAATTCTCTCTGGACTGTCGCAGGATCTCCTTCCAACGAGTACGCAGTCGAAGGCTGTCCTCATCTTCTACAGGCTGACTTAATTGAACATCTGAGGGTAATACAGGTTCTCTACCATACATGAGCACAAATgggctaaattttaatgtttcctgcCTCGCCGTGTTGTATGCCAAAGTGACCAAGGGTACATATTCATCCCAATTACGTTGTGAGGATGCCACATACTGAGATAGCATCATTGCTATTGTTCCATTTAATCTTTCACATAATCCATTTGTGTTTGGCCTGTATCCTGAGGTTTTCAAACTTTGTACATCCATTAACCTAAGTAATTCATTAAcgactttggaagtaaaaacttttcctctatctgtcaatatggaacatggtacagaatggcgacaaattatgttttctagtAAAAACTTAGCTACGTCATTGGCGTTACTAGTGGGGGTGGCTTTAGTCTCCGCCCATCGAGTACCGTAATCAATAGCAACAAGAATGTATTTGTTTCCTGACACGGTTTTTGGAAAAGGGCCTAAAATATCGACACCAATACGTTCGAAAGGTTCACAGATAGGTAATGGTTCTAATAACCCTGCTTTCTTTTGAGGAACTCCCTTTTTCCCCTGACATCCCCTACAACTCCTTACATAGGCCTGAATCTCTTTTAGCATATTGGTCCAATAATAACGACGTATAATTTTGTCTGCGGTGCGAACTACTCCTAAGTGACCGCCAAAAGTGGGATTGTCGTGACTTTCCCTCAGAATTTCAGCCTTTAAGCTTTCTGGGACTACTAATAGCTTGTCTCTACCACTTGGGTTagagttatttttgtacaaaacaccattcagcaaagaaaaatttttcgctTGTCGGCTTAACTTATTATCGATTCCTGACGGTTGAGTCAACTCAGAAATTAAAGGTCTTAGACTCACATCAGAATATTGCAGCTTAGCTAAATCCACATCATGCATCACAAAAACAGGTAACTCAAGGGATTTTTCTTCGTCAAGGGCTGTCCCTGTGTTGACAGCATTTCTACTCAAACTGTCTACATGTACATGAGTTTTtccactactataacatacagtgTACTCATACTCCATCAATTTCAATGCCCACCTGGTTAACCTTCCTGCGCTATGAGCATTAAATTTCAAACGATTCAAATAACATAGGCTATGATGATCGGTTACAATTTTGAATGGCTTCAGGTAAATGTAAGGCCGAAACTGGTCTAAAGCATAAATCAAGGCTAAACATTCAAGGTGAGTTATAGGATATCTAGTCTCAGCTGACGTGAGAGTTCgactggcataggcaataggtTGTAATTTTCCATCAATTCTTTGTAACAATGTGGCTCCTATCCCTAAGGTACTAGCATCTGTATGTATTTCAATGGGCTGGTTTTCCTGGAAGTGAGCTAACACGGGGGAAGAAATCagcttttctttcaaaatttggaatgcttgttcttgcttgtcggtccagataaacttttcatttttctttagcaATGTCGACAAGGGTTTCGCAATCTGAGAGAAATTTGCTATAAACTTACGATAGAAAGAAGCTAGGCCTAAAAAGCTTCTCACCCCTCGTTGGTCCTTAGGTGTAGGAAATTGTTTCACTGCTACTACTTTATCAGGGTGGGGTCTAATCCCTTCATGGTTAACCAAATGTCCCAACACATCGGTTTCAAAATAACCGAAGGTACATTTTGACGGTTTCAAGGTTAAATTAGCATTTTGCatccttttaaaaacttgttctaaTCGGTCAAGATGTTGATTAAACGTACTGCCCACTACTAGAATGTCATCCAAATAGACTAAGCATGAACCCCACTTTAACCCTGCCAAAGTCTTATCCATGTATCTCTGAAAAATTGACGGAGCGGTTTTCAAACCAAAAGGAAGGGTTTCAAAACAAAAAGTACCATCGGTGGTAACAAATGCAGTTTTTTCCTGATCCTGTTCAGCTACTCTCAATTGGTGGTATCCTGAATTCATATCCAAGTGAGTAAAATACTTAGCACCAGTCAAGTGACTTAAGAAATCATCTATTCGAGGAAGGGGGTATTTATTATCCTTAAGAATAGTGTTAAAACGACGGTAGTCCACACACATCCTATAATCGTTGTCTTTTTTTCTAACAAGAACAACTGGTGAACACCAACTCGTGTCACAGGGTCTCACAATCccatttttaatgtgttcttgtactatgttatgaataatttcccgttccccaggagaaactcgataaggtacagatgatatgggtgtgctgtcccctgtatccagaaaaactacttcctcttttgttctccctatctggctggggtcccaactgaaaacattttgatatttatacaacaactctaccagtctgtttttttgttcctctggtaactctggattaatgtttaatttagacACATCAAAATCGACATTATTTTTATCTCTAGCTTGTAATACCTTAGTTACTTCTTTGTTCTCGATACTGGGTGTTTCCTCAAACTCATTTAAATATCCTAATTTCATTCCCTTATGAAGAGTAACTGACTGGTTAGTAGTATTAGTAACCCAAATGTGAGTATGCTGTTTTCTGTTTACAATACTCCTAGGTACAAGTACagaatatctgttgtaaatatcctccttaggctctatcagcacctcatcaggtaaattatttccttcaaaattaatttcgataAGATGATGCATCCTTGGCTCTACTCTAACATGATTGTGAACTGTCAcacaacctaacctgaaaatattttctggctcGATTTGGCTTAACTCCTGTGTTCCATCCTGACCTACATTATGATTAACCCGATTTTGGTTTTGATCTACttgaattttgtctctttttactttggtttggCTTTTAACCTCCCTTATTTCGGTATTTGTGGTATTTACGAAGCAATCAGGACGTGTTATGGTCAATGACATTTTCTGGCCTCCCTTACAAGAAATTTCTGCTCCATATTTGGTtaaaaaatcacatcctaaaatgatcccttttattggggcttccaccagacctaccgcatgtgaataaacatactgtcctaatttaaatcttaatttggccatcttattaagtttctgaactcttcctgagactcctgtaaaacctcttggttctgcggatttccaacaacttttcggtactaatctatcctcaattagtgataccgcagctcctgtatcgataaaaacggggatttcttttccgaacatttttgtcttctgacttaaaataccgtcattttgtaaaagagacatttggttaacaagggacgagttgtcaccccgaccgactctcgccctatttagtttccctgttgtgacgttttgcaatctcgtatcaagtgacctggtcgtttgcattttaaacaaatcggcctaccatctgaggtccactgtggtctgtcagttatttttggaaatgaattacttggggtctgcctgaaaaaattgttgttctgatttcgatggtattgtgttagtgtactgttatttttgtaatttcctccctgagttctaaactgtgactttggttgtgcctgtaatctcatggtatccagttccccgcgtaattgttttaattgtttattaaactctatcaaactgtcctcaattctcgtgttgatagatgacaattctctttctggtgtttgaatttctttaagatttctgataggtacttgttcctgtttcgaatttacccactgtgtcctctcatgatttttagcgtaatacagacctgcctcaatattcctcaaattACCTAGTAACTGTTCCACAGTATTGTTTGGGAAAAGCATAACTTTCTCTACAATGTCTGGCCTTAACCCACGCAATACATATCTAACCTTACTAGCTTCATTCATCTTAGCATCAAGTCGGTTACAAAGATTCAATATGTCGTACACAAATGACTCGAAGGGTTCATCTACTGCTTGTACTCGCGCCTGCAATCTTAACTCTAAGTCCTCTATGTGACCCACTCTCACAAACGCATCCCTTAATTTATTTGCTAATTCCTCAAATGTAGTTAAATTCTCCAATGTGCTCTCACAGCtgtcataccattttaaagcaggccctctcaaaaatgtaggcaagtatgacaaacatttttgctcattccacccatttaccttggctgctctgcgaaactgttttaaaaattcctcaacctcctcacatctctttccaaaaaaatatcccgggtccacaaaacacctgcctgtctccatgtttaaattctgatctttcaattctggttttatgtcgcttaatttatcttttaacactttcaatgattcatcatctgacgaagaactactatcactgttctcagggttttttactttgtcatccaatatttcaattgtgtatttactagccatccctaatagactccaccttaaattattttcattagtccttaacttaagcatacatttcacatttcaccttaaattaattattgttagacaaatacagccatccctggtctcccactggtttcctgaaataacctaaaataaattttattatcattacacaattaatcctataaacacatcaatcttaatacaccagctgcactgcatgctcttcttcttcactaaaataaatcaaaatgttagaccacacctaacactcttatcttaatttatttttcagtatcccaaCATTCTTTATACCTACTAACCGGCGATCTCCACcatttgtcacgtctcactttcagagggggggttcaattcttcaaaaatgtagctctgaacataagaaactcaaaacattaactagccatagagcatctcactgaggattgaatcttagtaggtgtattcttatacaagaatagaaaatcaggatactgagaaaaaaataagagtaacctaaaaacaatagaacaatcacatttatttataacaattaaataaagctgacaaataatgaggcaccttccatgtccgctaccagccttatagatattccgacagaaaaacaataaaccatatataagattttcttagtagtactaacacattaacataatcgtaataatttcctccaggccacccagtgat is part of the Bacillus rossius redtenbacheri isolate Brsri chromosome 8, Brsri_v3, whole genome shotgun sequence genome and harbors:
- the LOC134535520 gene encoding uncharacterized protein LOC134535520 produces the protein MRMLHIVLVLLQLGSSRQHRPLPEGAVGVVAGAHFEPIPQVTLYTSSVPVNFKVAWPMQLDDIQDSIKEITSCPSNSSSEWCVIFKELKHSLIYTDMLINKVNEAAGDDVLDFQSQVRERRGLNFIGEFFHWCCDIAVNSQLNNLFLNEQQMSEHINKMESQILNTHEALANMSNTIFVINEGMTGILKRVQSKFTNLSDYLKDLRETMVTKFSGMVQDIGHSFQFQVLLASQLAKQAHTFTRLEILDQCRSNKIPAIVVTPAQLKEKLNMLNEILNRDGYALSISVSEVQKYFNLPICKCQVHKENLYLQIKVPIVKLNSNWRLFQFVAVPFQWKNSTCHLDHAPNFLAVDGDHLITIQGRNLLDCRPFEDKLCFVPRFSGDTLGSALCPKALFQGITVENLSTTCAFRCHSGNQLMITQAGPERYFLTNPSGKLDLQCMKHNNESLFLGSGDILGAVDIEVPCDCRLYLNQELKINELYPCDALTKSKFQLVHVIPAAWTKLRKLKIFPHPTSTHTVFPSLMDCLDENWPTLIPHLNFSLTKFETPLDPIHLREPENVPRFVMKNLQSIALSIVSSVLLFIIIKNPYLVGIGTLPRVSALDNVTTLGIEISVTVITILVIVGMFLVLLLKYLRNRKPLSMSVEISTTVENAVPSTSGKVELKDILARDNGCVAKLSSETGEELKVTISICDDQ